A single region of the Anguilla anguilla isolate fAngAng1 chromosome 17, fAngAng1.pri, whole genome shotgun sequence genome encodes:
- the LOC118217226 gene encoding C-type lectin domain family 19 member A-like, producing MHTHTQCTRMFSQSFFDFAMLCWDLCLALLLTVLPVRSIPSTNIRITQALPLQLADPAPPANCPLFWTEFEGHCYRFFPLNRTWAEADLYCAEFSNGLRSAKLTSIHSWEENVFVYDLVNSRIPGIPTDIWIGLHDRRQEGTMEWTDGSPYEYNYWDGNQPDDGIHRIPEEEDCVEMWYRQNSALRSWNDNSCRKAFPFVCKIPTLEH from the exons atgcacacacacacacagtgcacacgcATGTTCAGTCAGTCTTTCTTTGACTTCGCAATGCTCTGTTGGGACCTGTGCTTGGCCCTGCTCCTCACGGTCCTCCCAGTGAGGTCTATACCGTCCACCAACATCAGGATCACCCAGG CCTTGCCCCTGCAGCTGGCAGACCCTGCCCCACCCGCCAACTGCCCGCTCTTCTGGACCGAGTTCGAGGGGCACTGTTACCGCTTCTTCCCCCTGAACCGCACCTGGGCCGAGGCGGACCTGTACTGCGCAGAGTTCTCCAACGGGCTGCGGTCTGCCAAACTCACCTCCATACACAG CTGGGAGGAGAACGTGTTTGTGTATGACCTGGTAAACAGCCGCATCCCCGGCATCCCCACTGACATATGGATCGGCCTCCATGACCGCCGCCAG GAGGGTACTATGGAGTGGACGGATGGGTCTCCCTATGAGTACAACTATTGGGACGGGAACCAGCCGGATGATGGAATACACCGTATTCCTGAGGAAGAGGACTGCGTGGAGATGTGGTACAGACAGAACAGCG CTCTGCGGTCCTGGAATGATAACAGCTGTAGAAAAGCCTTTCCCTTCGTCTGCAAAATCCCCACTTTGGAGCATTAG
- the coq7 gene encoding 5-demethoxyubiquinone hydroxylase, mitochondrial → MQRAVFHAFRNERVPVFTSLNAWKCANCRAALVPNGARGYSVVPPSTDSEEKAMLDRMLRVDHAGEYGANRIYAGQMAVLGRTQSGPLIQTMWDQEKYHLQKFDEILAENRIRPTFLLPLWNIAGFVLGASSALLGKEGAMACTVAVEESISEHYNSQIRALMEADPDRYTELLQLIKEFRDDEMEHHDTGLEHDAESMPGYGLMKSLIQLGCRAAIYASERV, encoded by the exons ATGCAGAGGGCTGTTTTTCACGCTTTCCGGAACGAACGGGTGCCAGTTTTCACTTCACTGAATGCATGGAAATGTGCGAACTGCAGAG CGGCATTGGTGCCTAACGGGGCCCGCGGGTACAGCGTAGTGCCCCCGTCCACTGACAGCGAGGAGAAAGCCATGTTGGACAGGATGCTACGGGTGGACCATGCAGGCGAGTACGGGGCTAATCGAATATACGCCGGCCAGATGGCGGTTCTAGGGAGGACCCAGTCCGGCCCGCTCATCCAG ACTATGTGGGACCAAGAGAAGTATCACCTACAGAAATTTGACGAGATTCTGGCAGAGAACAGAATTCGACCTACATTTTTGCTGCCATTGTGGAACATAGCCGGGTTTGTTCTAG GTGCGTCCTCTGCCCTGCTGGGGAAGGAGGGAGCGATGGCGTGCACGGTGGCTGTGGAGGAGAGCATCTCTGAGCACTACAACAGCCAGATCCGGGCCCTGATGGAGGCTGACCCAGACAGGTACACGGAGCTGCTGCAG ttgattAAGGAATTCCGCGATGATGAGATGGAGCATCACGACACCGGACTGGAGCACGATGCCGAATCG aTGCCGGGGTACGGACTGATGAAGAGCCTGATTCAGCTCGGCTGTAGGGCAGCGATATACGCATCAGAGCGCGTTTAA